In a genomic window of Fibrobacter sp. UWH4:
- a CDS encoding NADH-quinone oxidoreductase subunit D — MSMTRLPPGFKITSDTNTEEFFINMGPQHPSTHGALRLALRMDGETIVEIVPHFGYIHRGMEKQAESMSYLQYIAMSDRQDYLTAIQNNLGVVIALEKGMNIGVTEKAEYIRVMLSELGRIASHLVFFGCFGGDLGGQTCLLFGFKEREMIHDILEEVTGSRLTTNFFRPGGSRFDVPENFIDRVKAFLKHLEGAMKDYERFLSKNIIVLERSKGIGILSAEDAIAYGCSGPVLRASGVDFDVRKANPYSIYDQLQFDVPVTYTGDCYDRYTVRIAEIHESMRILYQCIEKFPKEGPWRAKEKPVRLPVGRYYSEIETAKGLYATYVVAATTGEKPYRIHTRGPSFPHIAALNKMAQGHKISDLVTIMATLDPVIPEIDR; from the coding sequence ATGAGTATGACAAGACTCCCGCCGGGATTCAAGATTACCAGCGATACCAATACCGAAGAATTTTTCATCAACATGGGTCCGCAGCACCCGAGTACCCACGGTGCACTGCGCCTCGCCCTGCGTATGGACGGCGAAACGATTGTAGAAATCGTACCGCATTTCGGCTACATCCACCGCGGCATGGAAAAACAGGCGGAATCCATGAGCTACCTGCAGTACATAGCGATGTCCGACCGCCAGGATTACCTGACGGCCATCCAGAACAACCTGGGGGTCGTGATTGCACTTGAAAAAGGCATGAACATTGGCGTTACCGAAAAGGCCGAATACATCCGCGTGATGCTTTCGGAGCTTGGACGTATCGCGAGCCACCTGGTGTTCTTCGGCTGCTTCGGCGGCGACTTGGGCGGCCAGACCTGCTTGCTGTTCGGTTTCAAGGAACGCGAAATGATCCACGACATCCTTGAAGAAGTCACCGGGTCGCGCCTCACCACCAACTTCTTTAGACCGGGTGGCAGCCGCTTTGACGTTCCCGAAAACTTTATTGACCGCGTGAAGGCGTTCCTCAAGCACTTGGAAGGTGCGATGAAGGACTACGAAAGATTCCTTTCGAAGAACATCATCGTGCTCGAACGTAGCAAGGGAATCGGCATCCTTTCCGCCGAAGACGCCATCGCTTACGGATGCTCCGGCCCGGTGCTTCGCGCAAGCGGCGTCGACTTCGATGTCCGCAAGGCGAACCCCTACAGCATTTACGACCAGCTGCAGTTCGACGTGCCCGTGACCTACACCGGCGACTGCTACGACCGTTACACGGTCCGCATTGCCGAAATTCACGAATCCATGCGCATTCTGTACCAGTGCATCGAAAAGTTCCCTAAAGAAGGACCGTGGAGAGCCAAGGAAAAGCCCGTGCGCCTTCCGGTCGGCCGCTACTACAGCGAAATCGAAACGGCCAAGGGGCTGTACGCCACTTACGTGGTTGCTGCCACGACCGGTGAAAAGCCATACCGCATTCACACGCGTGGGCCCAGTTTCCCGCACATCGCCGCCCTCAACAAGATGGCGCAGGGCCACAAGATTTCGGACCTTGTGACCATTATGGCTACTCTTGACCCGGTGATTCCAGAGATTGACAGGTAA
- a CDS encoding NADH-quinone oxidoreductase subunit C: MDRYREAAKTWAALERIKDEEMAEARAKFKEENPDYKSSFKPVRVKKEDFPEVERVACKRFGLSQLDIYKKLKAKFPDITVHTHSEDPIEDVVAAMPADRPLEVMISVEDYLPAVEYVKNDPEFKMNYLIDVTAIDYDDHFDMVTQLRSIEKGHKVFFCVQIKKNFDIPEEERPTALLGSVPTISHLYPGAEVKEREVYDMFGINFEGHPDLRRIFLDKDFVGYPLRKDFTHPQMIKRPV, from the coding sequence ATGGACCGCTACCGCGAAGCCGCAAAGACCTGGGCCGCCCTTGAACGCATCAAGGACGAGGAAATGGCCGAGGCACGCGCGAAGTTCAAGGAAGAAAATCCCGATTACAAGAGCAGCTTCAAGCCTGTGCGCGTGAAAAAGGAAGACTTCCCCGAAGTCGAGCGTGTCGCCTGCAAGCGCTTTGGTTTAAGCCAGCTCGACATTTACAAGAAACTCAAGGCTAAGTTCCCGGACATCACCGTGCATACACACAGCGAAGACCCCATCGAAGATGTGGTGGCCGCCATGCCCGCCGACCGTCCGCTCGAAGTGATGATCAGCGTCGAAGACTACTTGCCCGCCGTGGAATACGTCAAGAACGATCCCGAATTCAAGATGAATTACCTGATCGACGTCACGGCAATCGACTACGACGACCACTTTGACATGGTGACGCAGCTCCGCAGTATCGAAAAGGGTCACAAGGTCTTCTTCTGCGTGCAAATCAAGAAGAACTTCGACATCCCCGAAGAAGAACGCCCCACAGCGCTGCTCGGAAGCGTTCCGACCATCAGCCACCTGTACCCGGGTGCCGAAGTCAAGGAACGCGAAGTCTACGACATGTTCGGCATCAACTTTGAAGGGCACCCCGACCTGCGCCGCATTTTCCTGGACAAGGACTTTGTAGGTTACCCCTTGCGCAAGGACTTTACCCACCCGCAAATGATCAAGAGGCCCGTATGA
- a CDS encoding NADH-quinone oxidoreductase subunit A, producing the protein MSEYIILSIFLFLGAFIAAAATVTGLLLGYRTKNTKNKMAPYECGMETIGNARIQFKVGYYLFALLFLVFDIEALFLFPVMANFKEIMAGNTPLPPQVVVIDLVIFMAILVSGLAYAWKKGILKWE; encoded by the coding sequence ATGTCAGAATACATCATACTTTCAATCTTCCTTTTCCTGGGCGCGTTTATCGCGGCAGCGGCTACCGTTACGGGGCTTCTGCTCGGCTACCGCACCAAGAACACCAAAAACAAGATGGCGCCCTACGAATGCGGTATGGAAACCATCGGAAACGCTCGAATCCAGTTCAAGGTGGGTTACTACCTGTTTGCGCTGCTCTTCCTCGTTTTCGACATCGAAGCGCTATTCCTGTTCCCCGTCATGGCGAACTTCAAGGAGATTATGGCCGGTAACACGCCGCTGCCACCTCAAGTCGTTGTCATTGACCTTGTGATTTTCATGGCAATTCTCGTTTCGGGTCTTGCCTACGCATGGAAGAAAGGAATCCTTAAGTGGGAATAG
- a CDS encoding bifunctional (p)ppGpp synthetase/guanosine-3',5'-bis(diphosphate) 3'-pyrophosphohydrolase, with the protein MDQTSLTSNQTHIIDVLLKKNPNLDRGILEKAVAFIAEAHEGQYRKSGMPYTEHPYEVAKILADLKQDQSTVLAGLLHDVVEDTNHSLEEIAEKFGNDTAFMVDAVTKITAAQESSKTAQKAETYRKLIIAMAKDPRVIMIKIADRIHNMRTMRYMKPEKRQAIAQETLDIYIPLTHRFGLYKLKNELEDLSFKYVNPDEYQKLVDLLIENKESREKYIQSVIGPLQIKMALEDFDCTIQGRTKNIYSIYNKMLSRGCQFEDIFDIFAIRIIVETIPECYLALGYVHNLWTPLQSRFKDYIATPKPNLYQSIHTTVIGPENKMVEVQIRTKDMDLTAEKGFAAHWAYKMETQHEGEELEWLNHMVKLQSEISDSKEYLDFLKVDLKPTGMTVFTPKGTSIELPQGSIVLDFAFAVHTELGLHCIGAKINDEVVNLDTVVEHGATIQVLKSPNQEPSPEWLDMVKTVKAKQELRRWMKSSIMKQALDLGKEIWDRELRLQKIEKVKRPSEESICKYFGTPTIDDFYERLGQGELPLADIQRFLNGGETTTKESNSLRFFPMFNKDMKADRKDEMPLQIGQETSLVVHFAKCCSPVPGDPIVGVLRPKIGIEVHNTDCPQLKNLPMEQRIAVEWSEDIKHSFEAHLTIETENRKNITFDVLQELKRANVFLERVSSASKHYSGRIRLVFKAFRKEQVDSIITAIKNINGVKQVVKS; encoded by the coding sequence ATGGATCAAACGAGCCTGACATCAAATCAAACGCACATTATCGATGTGCTTCTAAAGAAGAATCCTAATCTGGATCGTGGGATTCTTGAAAAAGCTGTTGCCTTTATTGCAGAGGCTCATGAGGGGCAGTACCGCAAGAGCGGAATGCCCTACACCGAGCACCCCTACGAAGTAGCCAAAATTCTTGCAGACCTAAAACAAGACCAGTCAACGGTCCTCGCAGGGCTACTCCACGACGTGGTTGAAGATACCAACCACTCCCTTGAAGAAATTGCTGAAAAATTCGGAAACGACACCGCCTTCATGGTCGATGCCGTTACCAAGATCACGGCCGCCCAGGAATCGAGCAAGACCGCCCAGAAAGCGGAAACCTACCGTAAGCTGATCATCGCCATGGCGAAAGACCCCCGGGTCATCATGATCAAGATTGCGGACCGCATCCACAACATGCGCACCATGCGCTACATGAAGCCCGAAAAACGGCAAGCCATTGCGCAGGAAACGCTTGACATCTACATTCCGCTCACCCACCGTTTCGGCCTCTACAAGCTGAAAAACGAGCTGGAAGACCTAAGTTTCAAATATGTCAATCCCGACGAATACCAGAAACTGGTGGACTTGCTCATCGAGAACAAGGAATCCCGCGAAAAGTATATCCAGTCGGTCATCGGCCCGTTGCAGATCAAGATGGCTCTCGAAGACTTCGACTGCACCATCCAGGGGCGCACCAAGAACATTTACAGCATCTACAACAAGATGCTCAGCCGCGGATGCCAGTTCGAGGACATTTTTGATATCTTCGCCATCCGCATCATTGTAGAGACGATTCCCGAATGCTACCTGGCCTTGGGCTACGTCCACAACCTGTGGACCCCGCTGCAGAGTCGCTTCAAGGACTACATCGCGACCCCGAAACCGAACCTTTACCAGAGCATCCACACCACCGTAATCGGCCCCGAAAACAAGATGGTCGAAGTCCAGATCCGTACTAAGGACATGGACCTGACCGCCGAAAAGGGATTCGCCGCCCACTGGGCCTACAAGATGGAAACCCAGCACGAGGGCGAGGAACTGGAATGGCTGAACCACATGGTAAAGCTCCAGTCCGAAATTTCGGACTCCAAGGAATACCTCGATTTCTTGAAGGTGGACCTGAAGCCCACCGGCATGACCGTGTTTACCCCCAAGGGCACCTCGATTGAACTCCCGCAGGGTTCCATCGTTTTGGACTTCGCCTTTGCGGTCCACACCGAGCTCGGCCTGCACTGCATCGGCGCAAAAATCAACGACGAGGTGGTGAACCTCGATACAGTCGTCGAACACGGCGCCACCATCCAGGTTCTCAAGAGCCCGAACCAAGAACCGAGCCCCGAATGGCTCGACATGGTGAAAACCGTAAAGGCCAAGCAGGAACTGCGCCGCTGGATGAAAAGCAGCATCATGAAACAGGCGCTCGACCTCGGCAAGGAAATCTGGGACCGCGAGCTCCGCCTACAAAAGATCGAAAAGGTCAAGCGTCCTTCCGAAGAAAGCATTTGCAAGTATTTTGGAACGCCCACGATCGACGACTTCTACGAAAGACTCGGCCAGGGCGAACTTCCGCTGGCGGACATCCAACGATTCTTAAACGGTGGCGAAACCACGACCAAGGAATCGAACTCGCTTAGGTTCTTCCCCATGTTCAACAAGGACATGAAGGCCGACCGCAAAGATGAAATGCCCCTGCAAATTGGCCAGGAAACCAGCTTGGTGGTACATTTCGCCAAGTGCTGCAGCCCCGTGCCCGGCGACCCGATTGTCGGCGTATTGCGCCCGAAAATCGGTATCGAAGTCCACAATACGGACTGTCCGCAACTCAAGAACCTGCCCATGGAACAGCGCATCGCCGTCGAATGGAGCGAAGACATCAAGCATTCTTTCGAGGCGCACCTGACCATCGAGACCGAGAACCGCAAGAACATCACCTTCGACGTGCTGCAAGAACTCAAGCGCGCGAATGTGTTCCTCGAAAGGGTCTCCTCGGCAAGCAAGCATTATTCAGGCCGCATTAGGCTCGTGTTCAAGGCTTTCCGCAAGGAACAGGTCGATTCCATTATCACCGCCATCAAGAACATTAACGGCGTAAAACAGGTGGTCAAATCATGA
- a CDS encoding TIGR04133 family radical SAM/SPASM protein, with the protein MQLSLKKKLALEAYRLYRHNEIKAHPLTYFFWECTLRCNLHCLHCGSDCVKDAIPDMPREDFMGVLDKLAPHIDPKHFIVVITGGEPLMRQDLEECGQEIKKRGYPWGMVSNGLAMTPERYTKLLNAGLRSLTISLDGLKESHNHFRGAPTSFDNALRAIDMAAHTEGLTFDVMTCVNRQNLKELPKILDILLKIGVKRWRIATVFPKGRAKDNPLFQLTNQEFRQVFDFIREVKKLNVISVNYGCEGFLGSYEKDARNYPFFCRAGVNVSSVLCDGSVSACPSLRGDYIQGNIYKDDLWDVWQNRYQVMRDRSWAKIGDCKTCKYWRYCEGSSLHLRDEKTKELAYCHVKRLEDAGA; encoded by the coding sequence ATGCAACTCTCTCTCAAAAAGAAACTCGCTCTCGAAGCTTACCGCCTTTACCGCCACAACGAAATCAAGGCACACCCCCTCACCTACTTTTTCTGGGAATGCACGCTCCGCTGCAACTTGCACTGCCTGCACTGCGGTAGCGACTGCGTGAAGGACGCCATCCCCGACATGCCTCGCGAAGATTTTATGGGCGTGCTGGATAAACTCGCCCCGCACATCGACCCGAAGCACTTTATCGTGGTGATTACCGGCGGCGAACCCTTGATGCGCCAGGACCTCGAGGAATGCGGGCAAGAAATCAAGAAGCGCGGCTACCCCTGGGGAATGGTCAGCAACGGCCTTGCGATGACCCCCGAACGCTACACCAAGCTGCTGAATGCAGGCCTCCGCTCACTCACGATTAGCCTGGACGGCCTCAAGGAAAGCCACAACCATTTCCGCGGCGCCCCCACAAGTTTCGACAACGCGCTCCGCGCCATCGACATGGCCGCCCACACCGAAGGCCTCACCTTCGACGTGATGACCTGCGTGAACCGCCAGAACCTCAAGGAACTCCCGAAGATTCTCGACATTCTCCTAAAAATCGGCGTGAAGCGCTGGCGCATCGCGACGGTGTTCCCGAAGGGCCGCGCCAAAGACAATCCGCTGTTCCAGCTCACGAACCAGGAATTCCGCCAGGTGTTCGACTTCATCCGTGAAGTGAAGAAACTGAACGTCATCAGCGTGAACTACGGCTGCGAAGGCTTCCTCGGGAGCTACGAGAAGGACGCCCGCAACTACCCGTTCTTCTGCCGTGCCGGCGTGAACGTCTCTTCCGTGCTTTGTGACGGGAGCGTCTCGGCATGTCCGAGCCTGCGCGGTGACTATATCCAGGGCAACATCTACAAGGACGACCTCTGGGACGTTTGGCAGAACCGCTACCAAGTGATGCGCGACCGCAGCTGGGCAAAAATTGGCGACTGCAAGACCTGCAAGTACTGGCGCTACTGCGAAGGCTCCAGCCTGCACCTGCGCGACGAGAAGACCAAGGAACTCGCCTACTGCCACGTAAAACGCCTCGAAGACGCTGGCGCATAA
- a CDS encoding YbjQ family protein, whose protein sequence is MKLFTTDFITGKEIETLQMVRGSVVFSKNVVRDVFAGLKTLVGGEIAGYTEMLNDARNIAIERMENQAGMIGADAIVNVRFATASVMAGSAEIIVYGTAVKFKK, encoded by the coding sequence ATGAAGCTCTTTACAACAGACTTTATTACCGGCAAAGAAATTGAAACTCTTCAGATGGTGCGCGGGAGCGTTGTCTTTAGCAAGAACGTGGTGCGCGACGTGTTTGCAGGACTCAAAACGCTTGTGGGCGGCGAAATCGCCGGCTACACCGAGATGCTGAACGACGCCCGCAATATCGCCATCGAACGTATGGAAAACCAGGCCGGGATGATTGGTGCAGACGCCATCGTGAATGTGCGCTTCGCGACCGCCTCGGTGATGGCAGGTTCCGCAGAAATCATCGTCTACGGCACCGCTGTAAAGTTTAAGAAATAA
- a CDS encoding fibrobacter succinogenes major paralogous domain-containing protein, translating to MKQSVILSVTKWSRRISIYFALFLVACSGDGSSTAANGNSSNSGNSDSGNGANSEYESSSNTLKDSRDGKTYKTVKIGNQVWMAENLDYETGNAVCGEKEYMTLFGCLYSWDEAKTVCPGGWHLPSQADWKTLIEFVVDSSTAGKILKASTTWSDKGHYEDGTDDYGFTALPGGVRLPQRGKTHQSFVNSGAFFWSATEVDDDESITLVLRYENDAATLFENNKDAGVSVRCVKN from the coding sequence ATGAAACAGAGTGTCATCCTGAGCGTAACGAAGTGGAGTCGAAGGATCTCCATTTATTTTGCCTTGTTCCTTGTCGCCTGTAGCGGTGACGGTTCCTCGACTGCTGCAAACGGAAATTCAAGTAATTCAGGCAACAGCGATTCTGGCAACGGCGCCAACAGTGAATACGAATCCTCCTCGAATACCCTCAAGGACTCGCGCGATGGCAAGACTTACAAGACCGTGAAAATCGGCAATCAAGTCTGGATGGCCGAAAACCTTGACTATGAAACGGGAAACGCAGTCTGCGGCGAAAAGGAATATATGACCTTGTTCGGTTGCCTTTATTCCTGGGATGAGGCGAAGACCGTATGCCCCGGCGGCTGGCACTTGCCGAGCCAGGCTGATTGGAAAACGCTGATTGAATTTGTCGTGGATTCCTCGACGGCAGGGAAGATTCTCAAGGCCTCGACTACCTGGAGCGATAAGGGGCATTACGAAGACGGTACCGACGATTACGGCTTTACTGCATTGCCGGGCGGCGTGCGCCTTCCGCAACGGGGCAAAACGCATCAGTCCTTTGTGAATTCGGGAGCCTTCTTCTGGAGCGCCACCGAGGTCGATGACGACGAGTCAATCACCTTGGTTTTGCGTTACGAAAACGATGCAGCGACATTGTTCGAAAACAACAAGGACGCCGGTGTCAGTGTCCGCTGCGTGAAGAATTGA
- a CDS encoding FISUMP domain-containing protein, which translates to MNTTKLLIALSTTLFWACTEKPNEAGTTEIENTMAGNPGEISTPDDSGQASEAFATDTKNGLKLGSCLAGLGDSPSLAKRAAKAATIAEYSSNGLPKAYILNDGNGNYQVFVLNIMDLCYVEADLLTKRSGDTLKIEYGPDRVESACTCYSDHWFDIAPENKDIKYFKFSGKIYEIDPGPAPEPSKKVKKADEGPELTDARDGQVYKTIQLGEQTWMAENLNFEIEDGVQSWCNGNKGENCDKYGRLYTLAAAKTACPPDWHLPSVDEWPTKGNGGYSAFYAYGVEGWGNAKDEYGFAILPAGNYSATFQNFLEPGLLAFFWTSTIDKLNHNCPKMIHVGDGSEGMVSVCSDNESDGLSVRCVKD; encoded by the coding sequence ATGAACACGACAAAACTCCTAATCGCATTATCGACAACTTTGTTCTGGGCTTGCACCGAAAAGCCAAACGAAGCGGGAACCACTGAAATTGAGAACACGATGGCAGGAAACCCCGGCGAGATTTCGACACCGGACGACAGCGGCCAAGCTTCAGAAGCGTTCGCCACGGATACGAAAAACGGATTGAAGTTAGGCTCTTGTCTCGCCGGCTTGGGAGATTCACCCTCTTTGGCAAAGCGAGCCGCCAAAGCAGCAACCATCGCAGAATACTCTTCCAATGGTTTACCCAAGGCGTATATTCTTAACGACGGTAACGGAAATTACCAAGTATTCGTCTTAAACATAATGGACCTATGCTATGTCGAGGCGGATCTCCTGACAAAACGTTCGGGCGACACCTTGAAAATCGAATATGGCCCCGACCGTGTGGAATCGGCATGCACGTGCTATAGCGACCACTGGTTCGATATTGCCCCCGAAAACAAGGACATCAAGTATTTCAAGTTCAGCGGAAAAATCTACGAAATTGACCCCGGCCCCGCTCCAGAACCTTCGAAAAAAGTAAAAAAAGCAGACGAAGGCCCTGAACTGACTGATGCCCGAGACGGACAAGTTTACAAGACGATTCAACTCGGCGAACAGACCTGGATGGCCGAAAATCTCAACTTTGAAATTGAAGACGGAGTACAGAGTTGGTGCAACGGAAATAAAGGCGAAAACTGCGATAAGTACGGTCGTCTATACACACTCGCCGCCGCAAAGACAGCCTGCCCACCCGATTGGCACTTGCCTTCAGTTGATGAGTGGCCTACAAAGGGGAACGGCGGCTATTCGGCGTTTTACGCTTATGGAGTCGAAGGTTGGGGAAATGCAAAAGACGAATACGGGTTCGCCATTTTGCCCGCAGGAAATTACTCCGCAACATTCCAAAATTTTCTTGAGCCGGGCCTTTTAGCATTCTTTTGGACATCCACAATAGACAAACTCAATCATAATTGTCCTAAAATGATTCATGTTGGCGACGGTTCCGAAGGAATGGTTAGCGTCTGTAGCGACAACGAAAGCGACGGATTGTCAGTCCGCTGCGTAAAGGACTAA
- a CDS encoding TIGR02147 family protein, with protein MRPITEYQDYREYMRDFYAERKKNSYFTWRKFASLAGFASPAYLKLVSDGKTSLSKPGIAKVARAMGLEGFDYTYFTLLVKFGNAKNDSEKESALRELEREARINKIRIVDADAFRYYENPAYPIIRELAPLMPNASFGEIASKVKHEITAAQVRDILQFLVKADLLKKNDDGTYEQTQKAVKGSKETIPLVIRTMNRKMSELAFQSIAKDSVEERNFSGITMGINKSVYDRITKEIDIFRKKIIDIANECRDIDQVYQMNLQVFPLTDKATTSDKRRRK; from the coding sequence ATGAGGCCTATTACCGAATATCAGGATTACCGTGAGTATATGCGAGATTTCTATGCCGAGCGCAAGAAAAATTCGTATTTCACTTGGCGGAAGTTTGCAAGTCTCGCCGGGTTTGCTTCTCCCGCATACTTAAAACTGGTCAGCGATGGGAAAACGAGTCTCAGTAAGCCGGGCATAGCCAAAGTGGCACGAGCAATGGGACTCGAAGGTTTTGACTACACCTATTTTACCTTGCTTGTGAAATTCGGAAACGCTAAAAACGACAGCGAAAAAGAATCGGCTCTCCGGGAACTCGAACGCGAAGCGCGAATAAACAAGATTCGCATCGTCGATGCAGACGCCTTCCGCTATTACGAAAATCCTGCCTACCCGATTATTCGCGAACTCGCACCCCTTATGCCAAACGCTTCATTTGGAGAAATTGCGTCCAAAGTAAAACATGAAATTACGGCTGCACAAGTCCGCGACATTCTCCAATTTCTTGTCAAGGCGGATTTGCTCAAAAAGAACGACGATGGAACTTACGAGCAAACACAAAAAGCCGTCAAGGGTTCCAAGGAAACGATTCCCCTGGTCATCCGCACGATGAACCGAAAAATGTCCGAATTGGCGTTTCAATCCATAGCCAAGGATTCCGTGGAAGAGCGCAACTTTTCAGGAATTACCATGGGGATAAACAAATCTGTTTACGACCGCATTACCAAGGAAATTGACATCTTCCGCAAAAAGATTATTGACATCGCAAACGAATGCCGAGATATTGATCAGGTCTATCAAATGAATTTGCAGGTGTTTCCCCTTACAGACAAGGCGACCACCTCAGATAAAAGGAGACGCAAATGA
- the thrH gene encoding bifunctional phosphoserine phosphatase/homoserine phosphotransferase ThrH — MFTKQCVVTLDLEGVLAPEIWIAVAEKTGIKDLRLTTRDIPDYDVLMKGRIKILEREGIKLSDIQNVIANLGLLDGARDFMDKLRDEAQVIILSDTFQEFAYPIMKNLGFPTIFCHNLEVENDMIKGYHLRLTDQKTKVVKHLQDLNFKVFASGDSFNDTGMLKQADKGCFFCAPDSIVAQFPQLEATKTYAELLEKFHQFQATL, encoded by the coding sequence ATGTTTACCAAGCAATGTGTCGTTACCCTGGACCTTGAAGGTGTCCTCGCCCCTGAAATCTGGATCGCCGTCGCCGAAAAGACCGGCATCAAGGACCTGCGACTCACCACCCGTGACATTCCCGACTACGACGTGCTCATGAAGGGCCGCATCAAGATTCTTGAACGCGAAGGCATCAAGCTTTCGGACATCCAGAACGTGATTGCAAACCTCGGACTTCTCGACGGTGCCCGCGACTTTATGGACAAACTCCGCGACGAAGCCCAGGTGATTATTCTTTCGGACACGTTCCAGGAATTCGCCTACCCCATCATGAAGAATCTCGGATTCCCGACGATCTTCTGCCACAACCTGGAAGTCGAAAACGACATGATCAAGGGTTACCACCTGCGCCTCACCGACCAGAAGACAAAAGTCGTGAAGCACCTGCAGGACCTCAACTTCAAGGTATTCGCCAGCGGCGATTCCTTCAACGACACGGGCATGCTCAAGCAGGCCGACAAGGGTTGCTTCTTCTGCGCGCCGGATTCCATCGTGGCCCAGTTTCCGCAACTCGAAGCCACCAAGACCTACGCCGAACTCCTGGAAAAATTTCACCAGTTCCAGGCAACGCTGTAA
- a CDS encoding Hsp33 family molecular chaperone HslO: MNFKDRIIRATGKKTPFRLIVVDLTATMNEIGKKHNAQGFALKLLAENSIASIFLSASLKFPGTVSFTTRFSGEITLVQSDSTPQGLVRAMIPQPELQAVGGNEPALIPQSVRVVKLNEQGKRVHESIIEAPAVSMGQNLATYLLQSEQIRSAVGIEAAFNKDDPSKLDYAAGFYIEAFPDLEDKDINLIEVIIQNLPKFCDMNTPEGFDLDELLDQLRGPYEIDIVKEIDPKAYCPCSRERTVATLATLPLKDLQDLEKEGKDLEVICDFCRTPYQITIADLRSIINERKK; encoded by the coding sequence ATGAATTTCAAGGACCGCATTATCCGCGCTACGGGCAAGAAGACGCCCTTCCGCCTGATTGTCGTCGACTTGACCGCGACGATGAACGAAATCGGCAAGAAGCATAACGCACAGGGTTTCGCCCTCAAGCTCCTCGCCGAAAACTCCATCGCAAGCATTTTCTTGAGCGCATCGCTCAAGTTCCCGGGCACCGTGAGCTTTACCACCCGTTTCTCGGGCGAAATCACGCTGGTGCAGTCGGACTCCACGCCGCAGGGCCTGGTGCGCGCCATGATTCCGCAGCCGGAACTCCAGGCCGTTGGCGGTAACGAGCCCGCCCTGATTCCGCAGAGTGTCCGCGTCGTCAAGCTGAACGAACAGGGCAAGCGCGTCCACGAAAGCATTATCGAGGCTCCCGCCGTATCCATGGGCCAGAACCTCGCCACCTACCTTTTGCAATCCGAACAGATCCGCTCGGCCGTGGGCATCGAAGCCGCCTTCAACAAAGATGACCCGAGCAAGCTCGACTACGCCGCCGGATTCTACATCGAAGCCTTCCCCGACCTCGAAGACAAGGACATCAACCTGATCGAAGTCATTATCCAGAACTTGCCGAAGTTCTGTGACATGAACACGCCCGAAGGTTTTGACCTGGACGAGCTCCTGGACCAGCTGCGCGGCCCCTACGAAATCGATATCGTCAAAGAAATCGACCCGAAGGCTTACTGCCCCTGCAGCCGCGAACGCACCGTGGCAACGCTCGCCACGCTCCCGCTCAAGGACTTGCAGGACCTCGAAAAAGAAGGCAAGGACCTCGAAGTGATTTGCGACTTCTGCCGCACCCCGTACCAGATTACGATTGCGGATTTGCGCTCCATCATCAACGAACGAAAGAAATAG